The Elusimicrobiota bacterium sequence TGCGCGAGTTTTGTTTGTAATTGTTAACAAAACAATGATTCTGTTGCATGGCTTTATTAAGAAAGATCAAAAAACACCGAAGCCAGAGCTCGATTTGGCAAAACAAAGATTGAGAACCTTGCGGGGAAAAAGATGAACAATCAACACAAAGAAAACCTTCATATTGGCAGCAGCTTTGACGACTTTCTTAGCGAAGAAGCGATTCTCGAAGAAGTAACTGCCGTTGCAACGAAACGTGTCATTGCCTGGCAAATTTCAGAAGGTATGTCTTCGCTTAAGTTG is a genomic window containing:
- a CDS encoding XRE family transcriptional regulator, which encodes MNNQHKENLHIGSSFDDFLSEEAILEEVTAVATKRVIAWQISEGMSSLKLSKTAMAKKMHTSRASLNRLLDEEDTSLTLTTLVSAAAALGKKVRIELESV